One segment of Ignavibacteria bacterium DNA contains the following:
- a CDS encoding response regulator transcription factor translates to MLNILIADDHDIFIEALVSLLQDSSEINVLATASTGQDAVRLVEEYPEADVLVLDISMPMMDGIEALTEIRKSKSMIPVLMLTQEYAGGTISRAMKAGASGYVLKTAGRDEFMLAIATVARGEEYISDAAKASLIQRVTGKKEAGENIPLTRAELEVLRLVANGKTTKEIAEQLFVSPFTVETHRRNLLQKLSLRNAAALVRYAIENGLADE, encoded by the coding sequence ATGCTCAACATCCTCATCGCTGACGATCACGACATCTTTATCGAAGCGCTCGTTTCGCTGCTGCAAGACTCGTCCGAGATCAATGTTCTTGCGACCGCTTCCACGGGTCAAGACGCTGTGCGTCTGGTAGAAGAGTATCCAGAAGCAGACGTCCTCGTACTCGACATTTCGATGCCAATGATGGACGGTATTGAGGCGCTCACAGAGATCCGAAAGTCGAAGAGCATGATCCCGGTGTTGATGCTCACGCAGGAGTATGCCGGCGGCACGATCTCGCGTGCGATGAAGGCCGGCGCTTCGGGATATGTTCTCAAGACCGCGGGCCGGGATGAGTTCATGCTCGCAATAGCAACCGTTGCCCGCGGCGAAGAGTACATCAGTGATGCCGCAAAGGCATCGCTCATTCAGCGCGTAACGGGAAAGAAAGAGGCCGGCGAGAACATTCCGCTCACCCGCGCCGAGCTTGAAGTGTTACGTCTTGTGGCCAACGGCAAGACAACAAAGGAGATCGCTGAGCAACTCTTCGTCAGCCCCTTCACTGTTGAGACCCATCGCAGGAACCTCCTGCAGAAGCTCAGCCTTAGGAATGCGGCGGCGCTCGTACGATATGCCATCGAGAACGGACTTGCGGATGAGTAG
- a CDS encoding amino acid permease, translating to MRSSGKKPPIQSNGTLKMFDVVMLVISLVIGMGIFRAPAVVASRSGNETIFYLAWITGGVIAICGALAFADIGRRMPVTGAYYRIYAKAYHPVVAFAVNVIILVSNAASAAGVAIIGAEYVASWLPGVHTSITATAMIVLLYGLNLLGLRTSATVQNVLIGIKVLMLLCIIAALVLVDAAPTTTVSSVLPGKGLWESFGLALIAVSFTYGGYQSTINFGGEISDSTRKMPLAIVLGVLIITTIYLLANLAYVHVLGFDQLAHSTSIAAMVVDRLFGPAGSTLLSIVLVISVFGYVNVAMLSNPRVINAMSEDGVLPARLSSTSGGFRHGSLIAFTLLSVLCVYVGESFERILNYTIFIDAIGLACGAASIYWLAGPRVRPHIHIAVGVFVMSCVFTAVNIIMFDTTAAVYGLALFAVVILTGIAMFIRRTRLRTRH from the coding sequence ATGAGATCATCCGGCAAAAAGCCCCCTATTCAGTCCAATGGCACACTGAAGATGTTCGACGTCGTGATGCTCGTGATCAGTCTCGTGATCGGGATGGGCATTTTTCGGGCGCCGGCCGTTGTTGCATCACGTTCCGGGAATGAAACGATATTCTACCTGGCGTGGATCACGGGTGGCGTGATCGCGATCTGTGGGGCCTTGGCATTTGCGGACATCGGAAGGAGGATGCCGGTAACCGGTGCGTATTACCGGATCTACGCAAAGGCATATCATCCCGTTGTTGCTTTTGCGGTGAATGTGATCATCCTTGTTTCGAACGCGGCGTCTGCAGCCGGAGTTGCGATCATCGGTGCAGAATACGTCGCATCGTGGTTGCCCGGCGTGCACACGAGCATCACAGCCACTGCGATGATCGTTCTTCTGTACGGACTTAACCTTCTCGGACTTCGTACGAGTGCAACGGTTCAGAACGTTCTGATCGGGATCAAGGTCCTGATGTTGTTGTGCATCATCGCCGCGCTTGTTCTCGTTGATGCCGCGCCGACCACAACGGTCTCTTCCGTTCTTCCCGGTAAGGGGCTTTGGGAGTCGTTTGGACTTGCCTTGATCGCGGTGTCCTTTACGTACGGAGGATATCAATCCACGATCAATTTTGGCGGGGAGATCTCTGATAGCACGAGAAAGATGCCCCTTGCCATCGTTCTTGGAGTGTTGATCATCACCACGATCTATCTGTTGGCGAATCTTGCCTACGTTCACGTGTTAGGGTTCGATCAATTAGCCCACTCCACGTCGATCGCGGCGATGGTTGTGGACAGACTCTTCGGTCCTGCCGGGTCCACTCTCCTCTCCATCGTCCTCGTGATCAGCGTCTTTGGCTACGTGAACGTAGCCATGCTCTCAAACCCACGAGTGATCAATGCGATGAGTGAGGATGGTGTGTTGCCGGCTCGACTCTCCTCCACGTCAGGGGGCTTCCGTCACGGATCTCTGATCGCCTTCACACTTCTGAGTGTGCTCTGCGTTTACGTTGGTGAGTCGTTCGAACGGATCTTGAACTACACGATCTTCATCGACGCTATTGGACTTGCCTGCGGCGCCGCCTCGATTTATTGGCTCGCCGGACCCCGGGTACGCCCGCACATCCACATCGCCGTAGGCGTCTTCGTGATGTCATGCGTCTTCACGGCAGTGAACATCATCATGTTTGACACCACGGCGGCGGTGTATGGCCTAGCCTTGTTCGCGGTGGTCATCCTTACGGGGATCGCGATGTTCATCCGCCGCACCCGGCTTCGCACCCGGCACTAA
- a CDS encoding energy transducer TonB, whose amino-acid sequence MNASYRHQPRAVHMKRDAYSGYGLALIVMAVLIAAYSSTLRTYPIVKGITEYVSICIIDNRKLKIINDLVGGSTDAKAKVVSARKPSGQTYKSVEKVAEPEIITLNVVVPQDGDNGDLGSGPVGDPNGSGTTVTMEPPIEEDTVDDEFVVVTKEPSYDEQALKMAMRYPDVARRNGIEGTVLVKALIGVDGSIVTAIVVESDNPILEQAALDGIRSIQFTPANNNGQNVACHVFVPVSFRLGR is encoded by the coding sequence ATGAATGCCTCATACCGTCATCAGCCCCGTGCCGTTCATATGAAACGGGATGCGTATTCCGGATATGGCCTAGCACTTATTGTTATGGCCGTGCTCATAGCCGCTTACTCGTCTACGCTGAGAACCTATCCGATTGTGAAGGGGATCACAGAGTATGTCAGCATTTGCATTATTGATAACCGGAAGCTGAAGATCATCAATGATCTGGTAGGGGGCTCTACGGATGCAAAGGCAAAGGTCGTTTCAGCGCGGAAACCGTCCGGCCAGACCTACAAGAGCGTTGAAAAGGTAGCCGAACCAGAGATCATAACGCTGAACGTTGTTGTTCCGCAGGACGGAGATAACGGCGACCTTGGTAGTGGTCCCGTTGGAGATCCGAATGGTTCAGGAACCACAGTTACGATGGAGCCCCCTATCGAAGAGGATACCGTTGACGATGAGTTCGTTGTCGTGACGAAGGAGCCGAGCTACGATGAGCAAGCACTGAAGATGGCGATGAGGTATCCCGACGTTGCGCGACGGAACGGAATAGAAGGAACGGTGCTCGTGAAGGCGTTGATCGGTGTTGATGGTTCCATTGTTACTGCCATCGTTGTTGAGAGCGACAATCCGATCCTTGAGCAGGCTGCGCTTGATGGAATACGTTCGATTCAGTTTACACCGGCCAACAACAACGGTCAGAATGTGGCGTGCCACGTCTTCGTGCCAGTGAGCTTCCGACTCGGTCGTTGA
- a CDS encoding transposase: MPKRKTVAAVGECYHIYNRGALRMLLFFSPTMYYLFLTLMQVYAEKCNVVIIAVCLMPNHFHLLVRVEAEGRVDLFMHMLCGEYSRRVNAQLKRTGTIYEGRYQMKHVTTDSYFKCLCRYIHNNPIKGTLVRHPAEWVYSNLRETLGLRSLIQAAHSFIIEVFGSAEKYESYLLENIHSTKIDDLELAKDLADMRLV; the protein is encoded by the coding sequence ATGCCGAAGAGAAAAACCGTCGCCGCAGTAGGAGAGTGCTACCACATCTACAATCGAGGAGCCTTGCGTATGCTTCTTTTCTTCTCGCCAACGATGTACTATCTCTTTCTGACTTTGATGCAGGTGTATGCTGAAAAGTGCAATGTGGTGATCATAGCGGTCTGTCTCATGCCGAATCACTTTCACTTGTTGGTTCGGGTTGAAGCAGAGGGGAGAGTCGATCTGTTCATGCATATGCTTTGCGGGGAGTATTCTCGACGAGTGAATGCGCAGCTAAAGAGAACTGGGACGATTTATGAAGGACGCTACCAAATGAAGCATGTGACCACGGATTCATACTTCAAGTGTCTTTGCAGATACATACACAACAATCCGATCAAGGGTACTCTCGTTCGGCATCCGGCAGAATGGGTGTATTCGAATCTTCGAGAAACTCTTGGTCTGCGTTCGCTGATCCAGGCAGCGCACAGCTTTATCATTGAAGTATTTGGTTCTGCCGAAAAGTATGAGTCGTACCTCTTGGAGAATATCCACTCTACCAAGATCGATGACCTCGAATTGGCGAAAGACCTTGCAGACATGCGTCTCGTCTAG
- a CDS encoding helix-turn-helix transcriptional regulator produces the protein MITNLRIKNMVCSRCKRVITEDLTSLGIRVVDVRIGEAVVEHDSSLPLDRIREMLIKDGFDLVEDRTTALVERVKELIIDLVQGDRLSAMHLKLSEYIEQATQRDYRYISTVFSQTAGCTIEKYLIAQKIERIKELLVYDEMSLTDIAFTLGYSSVAYLSNQFKQETGLPPTTFKKEAVQARKGIETIGS, from the coding sequence ATGATCACTAACCTTCGTATCAAGAATATGGTGTGTTCTCGCTGCAAACGCGTGATCACTGAAGACCTCACGTCGCTCGGCATTCGTGTGGTGGATGTTCGCATCGGTGAAGCCGTTGTTGAGCACGATAGTTCTCTTCCGCTCGATCGCATCAGAGAGATGCTCATCAAGGATGGATTCGATCTTGTTGAGGACCGTACTACCGCCTTGGTGGAACGCGTGAAGGAGCTCATCATCGATCTTGTGCAAGGTGACAGACTGTCCGCCATGCATCTCAAACTCAGTGAATACATCGAACAGGCCACACAACGAGACTATCGATACATCAGCACGGTGTTCTCACAAACAGCTGGATGTACGATCGAGAAGTATCTCATTGCACAGAAGATCGAGCGCATTAAGGAACTCCTCGTCTACGATGAGATGTCACTCACGGATATCGCCTTCACACTTGGCTATAGCAGTGTTGCCTATCTCTCCAATCAATTCAAACAAGAGACCGGCCTGCCCCCTACCACCTTCAAGAAAGAGGCAGTGCAGGCACGAAAAGGTATAGAGACCATTGGTTCGTGA
- a CDS encoding copper-translocating P-type ATPase, with protein MPTSSSPTGQQKVSMTITGMTCASCAVNVEEALRRLDGVTDVSVNPVSDKAHVTTQGPIAPELLTQAVKKAGYRAQIDGSGGSNGSTDFKLLAHQDLVKRFWIVLPFSVVTMILGMTMFFPTVQETVSEQTLNWVQLLLTIPVLWIAGREYAVAAWNAGLHRTATMDTLVTIGTGTAFVYSAVATIAPQLFHDAGQHPHVYFDTTATILTLITLGKVLEGRAKLQTSEAMARLMVLQPSTARVVRTGLEIDLPIDDVEVGDTIIIRPGERIPIDARVLSGSTSVDESMVTGESIPVTKTAGAVLIGGTINRTGIVRATVMRVGADTTLRQIMQLVEQAQSSKAPIQRLADLISSWFVPAVLIIAVATFVAWFNVLPIDTRLAGALINLVSVLIIACPCALGLATPTAIMVGTGKGTESGLVIRNAEALETAHRVTMVVLDKTGTITIGRPTVTDSLIHEELDALHLMSAIHSIESKSEHPLADALASHTRSRGATLTDVSDITVEPGFGIRAVVHDHTMLIGNEDLLNAHNIVRQPSFSATEGSWQRSAQTVLFVAQDGEHVASFAVSDTVRPTSAVAIASLQNMGLRVALLTGDARSTAAAIAESVGIDEVYAEVKPSDKIDLVKRFQSEGESVAMVGDGINDAPALAQADVGIAIGTGTDVAKEAADITLMNSDLRNVPHALQLSRATMRNIKQNLFFAFIYNVVGIPLAAGLFVPSLGIALDPAIAAAAMGLSSVSVLTNALRLRSFSFKG; from the coding sequence ATGCCTACATCATCATCGCCAACCGGGCAACAAAAAGTCAGCATGACGATCACAGGAATGACCTGTGCCTCATGCGCTGTGAACGTCGAAGAAGCACTGCGCAGACTCGACGGAGTGACAGACGTTTCCGTCAACCCGGTCTCTGATAAAGCCCACGTCACCACACAGGGCCCAATAGCGCCCGAACTCCTCACACAGGCCGTGAAGAAGGCCGGATATCGTGCGCAGATCGATGGATCAGGTGGGTCGAACGGATCCACAGATTTCAAACTTCTGGCTCACCAAGATCTCGTTAAGAGATTCTGGATCGTACTGCCATTCAGCGTGGTAACGATGATCCTGGGAATGACGATGTTCTTCCCAACGGTTCAGGAAACAGTGTCCGAACAAACCCTGAATTGGGTCCAACTCCTTCTGACAATCCCGGTTCTTTGGATAGCCGGACGTGAATACGCAGTGGCTGCGTGGAATGCGGGACTGCATCGCACTGCAACGATGGACACGCTAGTGACGATCGGCACGGGCACAGCATTTGTCTACAGCGCTGTAGCCACCATTGCGCCACAGCTGTTTCATGACGCAGGACAACATCCGCACGTCTATTTCGACACAACGGCCACGATCCTTACGCTGATAACACTCGGCAAGGTTCTCGAAGGACGTGCGAAACTTCAGACCTCAGAGGCCATGGCCAGACTCATGGTCCTTCAACCGTCAACAGCTCGCGTTGTACGAACCGGCCTGGAGATAGATCTTCCTATCGACGATGTTGAAGTCGGAGACACGATCATCATCCGCCCGGGCGAACGTATCCCGATAGATGCGCGTGTTCTGTCCGGCTCCACGTCTGTGGATGAATCAATGGTCACTGGTGAAAGCATTCCCGTGACAAAAACCGCCGGAGCTGTGCTCATTGGAGGTACGATCAATAGAACAGGGATCGTCCGGGCTACTGTGATGCGTGTTGGAGCTGATACAACGCTGCGACAGATCATGCAGCTTGTGGAACAGGCACAAAGCAGCAAGGCACCGATCCAGAGGCTTGCCGATCTGATCAGCTCGTGGTTCGTGCCGGCCGTACTCATCATCGCCGTTGCAACGTTTGTAGCGTGGTTCAATGTGTTGCCGATCGACACGCGCCTAGCTGGCGCTCTGATCAATCTCGTTTCCGTTCTCATCATTGCTTGTCCATGCGCTCTTGGCCTTGCAACACCTACAGCCATCATGGTTGGGACAGGAAAGGGAACGGAATCCGGCCTCGTGATTCGCAATGCCGAGGCACTTGAAACAGCTCATCGCGTGACAATGGTGGTTCTTGACAAGACTGGTACGATCACCATTGGCAGACCGACTGTTACCGACTCGTTGATCCATGAGGAACTCGATGCCCTACATCTCATGTCGGCCATCCATTCCATCGAATCAAAAAGCGAGCACCCCCTTGCTGATGCACTTGCCTCCCACACCAGATCACGTGGTGCTACCCTGACTGACGTCTCAGACATCACCGTGGAGCCTGGTTTCGGGATCCGTGCAGTTGTACATGATCATACAATGTTGATCGGGAATGAAGATCTCCTCAACGCTCACAATATCGTTCGGCAACCGTCTTTTTCCGCTACAGAGGGATCGTGGCAACGGTCAGCTCAGACCGTGTTGTTTGTTGCTCAGGACGGCGAACATGTTGCCTCATTTGCAGTATCCGATACTGTTCGACCCACATCTGCTGTAGCCATCGCCTCACTGCAGAACATGGGGCTCCGTGTTGCATTGCTTACCGGCGATGCACGCTCTACAGCTGCTGCTATTGCTGAATCCGTGGGGATCGACGAGGTCTATGCTGAAGTAAAACCTAGTGACAAGATCGACCTGGTCAAACGGTTCCAGTCTGAAGGTGAGTCTGTTGCAATGGTGGGAGATGGCATCAATGATGCTCCTGCGTTGGCTCAGGCAGACGTCGGGATCGCTATCGGCACCGGAACGGACGTAGCGAAAGAAGCGGCGGACATCACGCTGATGAACAGTGATCTGCGAAATGTGCCACATGCCCTTCAGCTTTCACGCGCCACGATGCGGAACATCAAGCAGAATCTCTTCTTTGCCTTCATCTACAATGTTGTTGGGATACCATTGGCGGCCGGACTCTTCGTTCCAAGCCTTGGCATCGCCCTAGATCCGGCCATTGCTGCTGCGGCTATGGGCCTCAGCTCAGTGAGCGTACTTACAAATGCACTTCGTCTTCGTTCATTTTCATTCAAAGGGTAG
- a CDS encoding cupredoxin domain-containing protein — protein MDTTQWIVSGAGLALILGIAFFFFTSSKGVAMSATTANGIQTQHIVVKGGYSPSKINVHSGEPVRLVFERHETSPCSEELLIPAFGIKRDLAPHAKTTVEFTPTKPGTYEFTCGMNMLRGSITVEAAHQ, from the coding sequence ATGGACACAACACAATGGATCGTCTCCGGTGCGGGACTCGCACTCATTCTGGGGATCGCATTCTTCTTTTTCACTTCATCGAAAGGAGTCGCTATGTCGGCTACTACAGCAAACGGTATCCAAACTCAACACATTGTTGTAAAGGGTGGATACAGTCCGTCAAAGATCAACGTTCATTCGGGAGAACCCGTACGCCTCGTCTTCGAGCGCCACGAGACCTCTCCATGCAGTGAAGAACTTCTCATCCCGGCGTTCGGTATCAAGCGTGATCTCGCGCCGCATGCAAAGACAACCGTGGAATTCACTCCAACAAAGCCCGGAACATATGAGTTTACGTGCGGTATGAACATGCTACGCGGATCCATCACTGTTGAAGCTGCACACCAATGA
- a CDS encoding exo-alpha-sialidase, whose protein sequence is MKAYVLLLLFMAIGILPCRTLAQLVVPVFSEPSAQGRYHPKLTTAPDGRIVLTFSEKEGTKARYYVAVSDNAGRTFTTPRSIGLAEFGAAILQRQPYVVLDKDNIMHVVVEQSIGNNERALHHRSSSDMGATWSMPVRISAEPPARPQDFATIAVDDEGAIYISYISVLADASDEYTHIFLVRSTDGGKTWSRERRVDAFPVGGCCECCIQNIIVDAKGDVVIAFRSNIMNRRDIHIVRSSDGGQTFSAAQLIQSEPWFIEGCPGTGPSIRSDSTGTLHITWRDTRDVAFAGSCYYAAVPPNSTSTPINVLLNPPLGTDGEYPIVATDPSGTSVAMVYHSFDGIYYTEREMLPTRRTLSTQGLSNPCVSVVWHGNGFLSIWQEQRESGADIVSYRTDVVSSAVDSPEFESVQCGTIIFYDVQGRIVTENHPNHVVFGVCTSTPRHLHRSPK, encoded by the coding sequence ATGAAGGCCTACGTACTCCTCCTCCTCTTCATGGCTATCGGCATTCTCCCGTGTCGGACCTTGGCACAGCTCGTTGTGCCCGTCTTTTCAGAACCATCTGCCCAGGGGAGATACCATCCCAAACTCACAACGGCACCGGATGGCAGGATCGTACTTACGTTCTCAGAGAAAGAAGGAACAAAGGCACGTTACTATGTTGCCGTTTCTGATAATGCCGGACGCACCTTTACTACACCGCGTTCGATCGGACTAGCGGAGTTCGGTGCAGCTATTCTGCAACGTCAACCATATGTTGTGCTCGACAAGGACAACATCATGCATGTTGTAGTTGAACAGTCGATCGGCAACAACGAACGCGCCCTGCATCACCGGTCATCATCAGACATGGGTGCTACGTGGAGCATGCCCGTGCGGATCTCTGCAGAGCCCCCTGCCCGACCTCAAGACTTTGCAACGATAGCTGTGGACGATGAAGGGGCTATCTACATCAGCTACATTTCGGTGTTGGCCGATGCGTCGGACGAATACACACACATCTTTCTCGTCCGTTCCACCGATGGCGGAAAGACGTGGTCGCGAGAGAGGCGAGTTGACGCCTTCCCTGTGGGAGGTTGTTGCGAGTGTTGTATTCAGAACATCATCGTGGATGCGAAGGGCGATGTTGTGATCGCGTTTCGATCGAACATCATGAACCGACGGGACATCCACATCGTTCGTTCGTCCGACGGCGGGCAGACCTTTTCTGCTGCGCAGCTGATCCAATCAGAACCATGGTTCATCGAAGGTTGTCCGGGCACAGGTCCATCCATTAGATCCGATTCAACCGGAACTCTTCACATCACCTGGCGCGATACGCGTGATGTGGCGTTCGCCGGCAGCTGTTACTACGCAGCTGTTCCTCCGAATTCCACTTCAACACCGATCAACGTTCTTCTCAATCCGCCCCTTGGCACCGATGGCGAATATCCGATCGTAGCAACCGATCCATCCGGCACCTCAGTTGCAATGGTCTACCATTCATTCGACGGGATCTACTACACTGAACGTGAGATGTTGCCCACGCGGCGCACTCTCTCCACGCAGGGACTCAGTAATCCATGCGTTAGCGTTGTATGGCACGGCAACGGGTTCTTATCGATATGGCAAGAACAACGTGAGTCCGGTGCCGATATCGTCTCCTACCGCACGGATGTTGTCTCTTCAGCTGTTGACTCACCGGAATTCGAATCAGTGCAATGTGGTACGATCATCTTTTACGATGTGCAAGGCCGCATTGTTACAGAGAATCACCCCAACCACGTGGTGTTCGGCGTCTGCACCTCCACACCACGTCACCTACACAGGTCACCTAAATAG